One stretch of Cygnus olor isolate bCygOlo1 chromosome 1, bCygOlo1.pri.v2, whole genome shotgun sequence DNA includes these proteins:
- the NFAM1 gene encoding NFAT activation molecule 1, with the protein MASNLKVIFLFLWSLLCEGGDVNVQQNPLIQVALLKEEVSIPCEVTFPYTLKYTRFSIFYYWINLLGQKTSIYNREENVQIPPGEENKTVAKSYNHKTMPLESTSSTGTYYCEVQWSDIQKMGNGVFVLVRGTGYIETSYGWDILITFTTLLAALSIIATALLVWKRKVLCPKRNQLNILRQKVETRPPSASLPPPSPVYDCLNSQQVEVYSVLESNTKNPEPRRNHPGETSKKQETLEESSDTLYENI; encoded by the exons ATGGCCTCTAATCTAAAAGTCatcttcctgtttctttggTCGCTTCTCTgtgaag GGGGAGATGTCAACGTACAGCAGAATCCTCTAATCCAGGTTGCACTGCTCAAGGAAGAAGTGTCCATCCCCTGTGAAGTCACCTTCCCTTACACCCTGAAATACACCAGATTTTCAATCTTCTATTACTGGATTAATTTGCTGGGTCAGAAGACATCCATCTACAATCGGGAAGAAAATGTACAAATCcctcctggagaagagaataaGACCGTTGCCAAATCCTACAATCACAAAACCATGCCACTTGAAAGCACCTCTTCTACTGGCACCTACTATTGCGAGGTCCAGTGGAGTGACATCcagaaaatgggaaatggaGTGTTCGTCCTCGTGAGAG GGACAGGGTACATCGAGACCTCCTACGGGTGGGACATCCTCATTACCTTTACCACTCTTCTGGCTGCACTGAGCATCATTGCGACAGCTCTGCTCGTgtggaaaagaaag GTATTGTGTCCTAAAAGGAACCAGCTAAATATACTGAGACAGAAGGTAGAAACTCGGCCTCCTTCAGCCAGCCTGCCACCACCTTCTCCTGTTTATGAC tgCCTGAATTCGCAGCAAGTCGAGGTCTATTCTGTCCTTGAGAGCAACACAAAGAACCCAGAACCCAGAAGGAATCATCCAGGGGAG ACATCTAAGAAGCAAGAAACTCTAGAAGAATCCTCTGATACACTGTATGAGAATATCTAA